Genomic window (Caldicoprobacter guelmensis):
GATACGGTACCATCGCAGTACAGGCAAATGTAGAAGACACCAATTTGGGAGTTTTAGAATACGCCATTGAAAAACTAGGCGTTGAAGCTGTAGAAATAAAATGGGGGCAGGGTGCCAAAGATATCGGAGGTGAAGTTAAGCTCTCATCCCTGGAACGTGCGCTACAGCTGAAAGAGCGTGGTTATATAGTACTGCCTGATCCTACAGATCCAGAAGTACAGAAGGCTTTTAAGAATGGAGCTTTTACCGAATTTGAACGGCATTCCAGATTGGGAATGGTCGACGAAGAGAGTTTCCACGCTAGAGTTAATCAATTACGCGAGGCTGGAGCTAAATATATTTTCCTAAAAACCGGGGCTTATAGACCTGCTGATCTAGCCAGAGCGGTAAAATACGCTTCAGATGCACGAATTGACCTGTTGACAGTAGATGGTGCAGGTGGCGGTACAGGAATGAGCCCATGGCGTATGATGAATGAATGGGGTATCCCCACTGTATACATTGAAGCATTACTTTACAATTACCTAAAACGTTTGGCAGATAAAGGCGCTTATATACCAGCAGTAGCCATAGCTGGTGGTTTTACGCTTGAAGACCATATATTCAAGGGGTTGGCTCTTGGTGCACCTTATGTAAGACTAGTAGGCATGGGGCGCTCGCCTATGACCGCTGCAATGGTCGGCAAAACTATAGGCCGTATGATACAGGAAGGCAAACTTCCCGATGACCTTAAGAAATATGGTCAATCAGTAGATCAGATATTCTATGGAGCAATTAAACTCAAAGAACAATACGGTGAAGAAGCCTTTAACAAAATGTCACCCGCGGCAATAGCTGTATACACGTATATGGATAGGGTTATGGGCGGTTTACAACAATTAATGGCTGGAGCACGTAAGTTTGACGTTAAATACATCACACGAGATGATATAGCAGCTTTGACACCCGAAGCAGCTAAGATAACCGGCATCAAGTATATAATGGACGTAGATGCAGAAGAGGTAGATAAGATACTGGGTTAAACAAAAAGCTGAAAAACGGGTTATCCCTACATTTTGGAAAGGGTAACCCGTTTTTATTTAGATTGACATATGGAAACTGGATTTAAAGATGTTAAATTGTGAATTTTTGCAATAAAACCCTGATTATACCCGAACCAATATTTCATTCAATCCAGCCTCAGCCCTTATATAAGTTCCAACGTAATCCTGAGAAACCTTTTCGCCTTTTATGACCTCCACCGGCGTCATGTTGCGCAGCATTACGTTCCACTGCTTGGTAGCATTATCTACCGTAACGGTGATGATATCGCCCTTTCTTTCAGCACGCACGCGCATCTCAACCTGACCGCAAATGTTGGGAACCTCTGCTTCCACAACGCTACCATCATCTAGCTGGAATATATGGAAGGTTACATCCTGGGCATAATCGTAATCCGGCCTTGTATC
Coding sequences:
- a CDS encoding FMN-binding glutamate synthase family protein; this translates as MSFSKPGRSLATKTRLRTPNDFSPFSGMCSVCLEGCTGLCEIGLSSIRGREVLYPQPFGKITAAAEKDYPIDFSHFNIMGTAVGAVGIEADPDKAIFPAVKLETEIGAGDNKIKLKMPIVFPAQGSTNVAKENWEGYAGGAALCGVIVTVGENVCAMDPNAEIVNGKVKHSPDMEARVNAFRKYYNGYGTIAVQANVEDTNLGVLEYAIEKLGVEAVEIKWGQGAKDIGGEVKLSSLERALQLKERGYIVLPDPTDPEVQKAFKNGAFTEFERHSRLGMVDEESFHARVNQLREAGAKYIFLKTGAYRPADLARAVKYASDARIDLLTVDGAGGGTGMSPWRMMNEWGIPTVYIEALLYNYLKRLADKGAYIPAVAIAGGFTLEDHIFKGLALGAPYVRLVGMGRSPMTAAMVGKTIGRMIQEGKLPDDLKKYGQSVDQIFYGAIKLKEQYGEEAFNKMSPAAIAVYTYMDRVMGGLQQLMAGARKFDVKYITRDDIAALTPEAAKITGIKYIMDVDAEEVDKILG